A window from Calditrichota bacterium encodes these proteins:
- a CDS encoding glycoside hydrolase family 3 C-terminal domain-containing protein — protein MKSPQALLLALALGAVTMAQTATPDAGPSPMVRTLLAQMSLEEKVGQMTQISLELVCKGYPMTQDPLEIDLPSLRRALLEYHVGSILNVGTSAHTLERWREIITTIQDVATKETRLGIPVIYGIDAVHGAGYTLGATLFPQHLGMAATWEPELVRKEAEITAYEIRACGIPWNFSPVLDIGRQPLWPRLWETFGEDPYLASVMARAYVAGLQGSDGRLDTHERAAACAKHYLGYSFPLTGKDRTPAWIPERMLREYFLPPFQAAVQTGVKTVMVNSSEINGIPVHASSFYLRDLLRGELGFQGVIVSDWADIRNLHERDRVASTPKEAVRMAVMAGVDMSMVPLDYSFYDLLLELVREGTVPEGRIDEAVGRILQLKADLGLFADPYPPKEASGRFASPDCREIALQAARESITLLKNSGKLLPLSSSAKVLVTGPTAHKRSCLNGGWTITWQGDREDLYPKDTPTILEAIVATAGRERVKYVPGVEVNREIDIKAAVKAARTADVAIVCLGEDPYCETPGNISDLTLPEPQLRLVASLAAAKVPVVVVLVEGRPRLITSIADKAAAIVMAYLPGPQGGQAIADVLFGRVNPSGKLPITYPRACNDLTLYDHKHSENANSFNRYDPLFPFGFGLSYTSFAYGDLTLDKETLGRGDSLTVSVTVENVGQRSGKEVVQLYLSDLYASVTPSVRRLKRFTKVDLWPGEKQTVHFTLHESDLGFIGMDNRLTVEPGQFAVRVGDLVRTFVLE, from the coding sequence ATGAAATCACCGCAGGCGCTGCTACTCGCGTTGGCCCTTGGAGCTGTGACCATGGCACAGACGGCGACTCCCGACGCTGGGCCCAGTCCCATGGTGAGGACACTCCTGGCGCAGATGTCGTTGGAAGAAAAAGTGGGGCAGATGACCCAGATCTCCCTGGAGCTCGTGTGCAAGGGCTACCCCATGACCCAGGACCCGCTGGAAATCGACCTGCCCAGCCTCAGGCGGGCGCTTCTGGAGTACCATGTGGGGTCGATCTTGAACGTCGGCACCTCTGCCCACACCTTGGAACGCTGGCGGGAGATCATCACCACCATCCAGGACGTGGCAACCAAAGAGACCCGCTTGGGCATTCCGGTGATCTATGGCATCGACGCGGTGCACGGCGCCGGCTACACCTTAGGGGCCACGCTCTTCCCGCAGCATCTGGGCATGGCAGCGACGTGGGAGCCGGAGCTGGTCCGCAAGGAGGCGGAGATAACGGCCTATGAGATTCGTGCCTGCGGCATCCCCTGGAACTTTAGTCCAGTGCTGGATATCGGACGACAACCGCTCTGGCCGCGCCTATGGGAGACCTTCGGCGAAGACCCATACTTGGCCTCGGTCATGGCACGAGCCTATGTGGCGGGCCTGCAGGGGAGCGATGGCCGCCTGGACACCCACGAAAGAGCAGCCGCCTGCGCCAAGCACTACTTAGGCTACAGCTTTCCACTCACGGGCAAGGACCGGACCCCCGCCTGGATCCCCGAACGCATGCTGCGCGAATACTTCCTGCCTCCTTTCCAGGCGGCGGTCCAGACCGGCGTGAAGACAGTGATGGTCAATTCCTCAGAAATCAACGGCATCCCGGTGCACGCCAGCTCTTTCTACCTGCGTGACCTCTTGCGCGGCGAATTGGGGTTCCAGGGAGTGATCGTCTCTGACTGGGCAGACATCAGGAATCTCCACGAACGAGACCGCGTGGCCTCCACGCCGAAAGAGGCGGTGCGCATGGCCGTCATGGCTGGCGTCGACATGAGTATGGTCCCCCTGGATTACAGCTTCTATGACCTCCTCTTGGAGCTGGTGCGCGAAGGAACTGTGCCTGAGGGGCGCATCGACGAGGCGGTGGGGAGAATCTTGCAACTCAAGGCCGACCTTGGCCTGTTCGCAGATCCGTACCCGCCAAAGGAGGCATCAGGGCGCTTCGCCTCGCCCGACTGCCGGGAGATCGCCCTGCAAGCCGCCCGCGAGTCCATCACGTTGCTGAAGAACAGCGGCAAGCTCCTTCCTCTTTCCTCATCGGCCAAAGTGCTGGTCACTGGGCCAACGGCCCACAAGCGCTCGTGCCTGAATGGCGGTTGGACCATCACCTGGCAGGGAGACCGCGAGGACCTCTACCCGAAGGACACACCCACCATTCTTGAGGCAATCGTGGCCACGGCAGGCCGGGAAAGGGTGAAGTACGTGCCAGGTGTAGAAGTGAACCGTGAGATTGACATCAAAGCAGCGGTAAAGGCCGCTCGCACGGCGGATGTGGCTATCGTCTGTCTCGGCGAAGACCCCTACTGTGAGACGCCTGGGAACATCTCTGATCTTACCTTGCCCGAGCCCCAGCTCCGCCTGGTCGCCTCGTTGGCAGCGGCAAAGGTGCCCGTCGTCGTGGTGCTGGTGGAGGGGAGGCCGCGCCTCATCACCAGCATCGCCGACAAAGCGGCAGCCATTGTCATGGCTTACCTGCCGGGACCACAAGGTGGACAGGCAATCGCCGACGTTCTGTTCGGCCGGGTCAACCCCTCGGGCAAGCTCCCCATCACCTACCCGCGCGCTTGTAACGACCTAACCCTCTACGACCACAAGCACAGTGAGAATGCCAATTCTTTCAATCGCTACGATCCGCTCTTCCCATTTGGCTTCGGCCTCAGCTACACCTCGTTTGCCTATGGCGACCTCACGCTCGACAAAGAAACGTTGGGGCGTGGCGATTCCTTAACCGTGAGCGTCACAGTGGAGAACGTGGGCCAGCGAAGTGGCAAGGAAGTCGTGCAGCTCTACCTCAGCGACCTGTACGCCTCAGTGACGCCCTCGGTGCGCCGCCTGAAGCGGTTCACCAAAGTGGACCTCTGGCCTGGAGAGAAGCAAACTGTGCACTTTACTCTGCACGAGTCTGATCTGGGCTTCATTGGCATGGACAATCGGCTGACGGTTGAACCCGGCCAGTTTGCCGTCCGCGTCGGGGACTTGGTGCGCACCTTTGTGCTGGAGTAG